The Fusarium falciforme chromosome 10, complete sequence DNA segment AGCTTCTCGGGGCCGCTATAGAcaccgacgacgaagacgggGGTTCGTGAGAGACGACCCGTCTCGCTCTCAAGGCGGGCGATGGGGGCCTCGAAGCCCTCTCGCGCGCAGAGCATGGCGAGCTCACGTGTGGGCAGCTGGAACTGGAACATGGAGGAGACATCGACGTCCCGGGCGAGGATGTGGGACTTGACAAAGTCGCGGGTGGCATCACGGCCGCAGTGGGTGTAGATGGCGCCGACAACGGCCTGGACAAACGAGGCATATGCCTCGTGCTGGTAGTATTTGTAGCCCTCCTCGCCCGTCTTGGGCATGGCCACCTGGTCTCCGAACTCATCGTCGAGCACCACTCGGCTGCTGATGCCGCGACGTTCCACATACCGGTCCGTGATATCAGAATTGGCGCGGACGTAGCCCCATCGAGTCTGCAGACCCGACGCCTCCGGCTTCCACTGCAGCAGACCTGGGTCGACCTCCTCGCCAGGTGCAGCGGCGGCCTCGACACCCCAGCGGCGGGCTATTTGGTGGAGGGACTCCTTGCCGGCGTATGCCCGCAGGGTCTCGTACAGGAGGGACATGGGCAGACGAGGCCACTTGCACACCAGATACTCGAGGACATGGTAGTTGATGAATGTGCTTCCGAGGAAGGCGAGGTTGGAGTTGTTGAAGCTGGGGTTCTTGTCGGCGGAGGGGACGATGAGGGCCCGGGCGAGCGTCTCCAAGGGGATCTTGCTGGAGAGGGATAACCGGGCATGGAGGGCCGCGAGCTTTGCGGACTCTGCGGCGCGCTGAGGGGCAGGAGAGGGAAGGGATGTGCGCGCCTGGGGGTCAATGGGAATGTCGTCGATGATATCGTGCGAGGcggcggccgaggaggcctGGCGTCTAGTAATGGCGGTCGtgggcgtcgtcgtcgtcaagccGGAGAGGACGAAGGGTTGCCTCGCCGCCGGTCTCG contains these protein-coding regions:
- a CDS encoding RNase III domain-containing protein; this encodes MARPAARQPFVLSGLTTTTPTTAITRRQASSAAASHDIIDDIPIDPQARTSLPSPAPQRAAESAKLAALHARLSLSSKIPLETLARALIVPSADKNPSFNNSNLAFLGSTFINYHVLEYLVCKWPRLPMSLLYETLRAYAGKESLHQIARRWGVEAAAAPGEEVDPGLLQWKPEASGLQTRWGYVRANSDITDRYVERRGISSRVVLDDEFGDQVAMPKTGEEGYKYYQHEAYASFVQAVVGAIYTHCGRDATRDFVKSHILARDVDVSSMFQFQLPTRELAMLCAREGFEAPIARLESETGRLSRTPVFVVGVYSGPEKLGEGSGPSLDIARWNASMNALKAWYLYSPSNKVRVPSDMLEEGAKPWKAPHIDIGEII